The Devosia sp. A16 genome includes a window with the following:
- a CDS encoding NAD(P)/FAD-dependent oxidoreductase yields the protein MYDVIIIGGGFAGLAAATQLGRARRNVLVLDTGKPRNRFAAHAHGFLSRDGAAPSELLAEARRQLETYGTVEIRNAEAIAASGERDVFSIELASHQQLAARRLIIAHGVTDDTGGIPGMAECWGRTVLHCPYCHGYEVADRRLGLMLREGDIPHLARFFSEWTHDLTLFANGAPVDPVVRAALTDMKVKLVEEALVRFDHRDGVLQSVVTTAGSTPLDAIFVHAPIQLASNIGIQLGCETKAGMAGDFLLVDHLQQTSIAGVYAAGDAARPMHNISFAVADGAGAGVFAHQSLVPTSAAPGR from the coding sequence ATGTACGACGTCATCATCATCGGCGGCGGCTTTGCCGGCCTCGCTGCCGCCACGCAACTGGGCCGGGCCCGCCGCAACGTTCTGGTGCTCGATACCGGCAAGCCACGCAACCGCTTCGCCGCCCACGCGCACGGATTTCTCTCCCGGGATGGCGCCGCACCGAGCGAGCTTTTGGCCGAAGCCCGGCGCCAGCTCGAGACTTACGGCACCGTCGAAATCCGCAACGCCGAAGCCATCGCGGCGTCGGGCGAGCGCGACGTCTTCAGCATCGAGCTTGCCTCGCACCAGCAACTCGCTGCGCGCCGGCTGATCATCGCGCACGGCGTCACCGACGATACCGGCGGCATACCCGGGATGGCCGAATGCTGGGGCAGGACTGTGCTGCACTGCCCCTATTGCCATGGCTACGAGGTCGCCGACCGCCGCCTTGGCCTGATGCTGCGCGAGGGCGACATTCCGCACTTGGCTCGCTTCTTTTCGGAATGGACCCATGACCTGACGCTGTTCGCCAACGGCGCTCCGGTCGATCCGGTTGTCCGCGCCGCGCTCACGGACATGAAGGTGAAGCTGGTGGAAGAGGCCCTGGTGCGCTTCGATCACCGTGACGGCGTGCTGCAATCGGTGGTCACCACCGCCGGGTCAACGCCGCTCGACGCCATCTTCGTCCACGCCCCGATCCAGCTGGCGAGCAACATCGGCATCCAGCTCGGCTGCGAGACAAAGGCCGGCATGGCCGGCGACTTCCTGCTGGTCGATCACCTGCAGCAGACCAGCATCGCGGGCGTCTATGCCGCCGGCGACGCGGCGCGGCCGATGCACAACATCAGCTTCGCGGTGGCCGATGGGGCAGGGGCGGGCGTCTTCGCCCACCAGTCGCTGGTGCCTACTTCAGCGGCCCCCGGAAGATGA
- a CDS encoding DMT family protein, giving the protein MPFTFQTVMPILLLIGSNVFMTVAWYGHLKFPHMAMWVAVMVSWGIALVEYWLAVPANRIGYGAYTAAELKTIQEVISLTVFAGFAVFVLGEKLTWNHAVGFGLIFAGAFFIFRGPLK; this is encoded by the coding sequence ATGCCCTTCACCTTTCAGACGGTGATGCCGATCCTCTTACTGATCGGCTCCAACGTGTTCATGACCGTCGCCTGGTACGGGCACCTCAAGTTCCCGCACATGGCGATGTGGGTGGCGGTGATGGTCAGCTGGGGCATCGCCCTGGTCGAGTATTGGCTGGCGGTGCCCGCCAACCGCATCGGCTATGGCGCCTACACGGCGGCGGAGCTCAAGACCATCCAGGAGGTGATCAGCCTCACGGTGTTCGCCGGCTTCGCGGTGTTCGTCCTCGGTGAAAAGCTCACCTGGAACCATGCCGTCGGCTTCGGGCTGATCTTTGCCGGAGCGTTCTTCATCTTCCGGGGGCCGCTGAAGTAG
- a CDS encoding FAD-dependent monooxygenase, which translates to MKLRIGIVGAGSAGLGLALSLVKRGFSPVVFERRSEQQVIDEGIFLTLAPNGINALRGLGLAAEALRRGVETRAIVLHNEHGKALGTIDYARHTAQFGAPSVTLRRGALGAILLEAARAAGMRIHFDMPVRAVANLDTEVAVTTGDGVTHGFDVLVGADGLRSSVRSLALPGLPSPVYNGLLGSGGIVDVADVPPTDGRMLMTFGQRAFFGYIKDPGGPVYWFNTFPADEKQAQLIDRKAAPGYFEALHRSDPAVNRRIIAGAAPQVSRIYPDYDVPSLPYWSKGRVVLIGDAAHAVTPHSGQGASMALEDALVLAACLEAEATPEGAFSRFEGLRRDQVEAAVRLGRQGGTPKKAQSWLARRMRDLVLPLFVPLGQKAQEHLFAFRADDTPLIKPN; encoded by the coding sequence ATGAAACTTCGTATCGGAATCGTTGGTGCAGGCTCGGCGGGACTTGGCCTGGCCCTGTCGTTGGTCAAGCGGGGTTTCTCCCCCGTGGTGTTCGAGAGGCGCAGCGAGCAGCAGGTGATCGATGAAGGGATCTTCCTGACCCTCGCGCCCAACGGCATCAATGCGCTGCGCGGGCTGGGCCTCGCGGCAGAGGCGCTGCGACGCGGCGTCGAGACCCGCGCCATCGTGCTCCACAACGAACACGGCAAAGCCCTCGGCACGATCGACTACGCCCGCCACACGGCGCAGTTCGGCGCGCCCTCGGTGACGCTCCGACGCGGTGCGCTGGGGGCCATCCTGCTCGAAGCGGCCCGCGCCGCAGGGATGCGTATCCATTTCGACATGCCGGTGAGAGCGGTGGCCAACCTCGATACCGAAGTGGCGGTGACGACCGGCGACGGGGTCACGCATGGCTTCGATGTGCTGGTGGGCGCCGATGGCCTGCGCTCCAGCGTGCGCAGCCTGGCCCTGCCCGGGCTGCCGTCGCCGGTCTACAACGGCCTGTTGGGCAGCGGCGGCATCGTGGACGTGGCGGATGTGCCGCCCACCGACGGGCGGATGCTGATGACGTTCGGACAGCGGGCCTTTTTCGGCTACATCAAGGATCCGGGTGGCCCGGTCTATTGGTTCAACACCTTCCCCGCCGACGAGAAGCAGGCACAGCTGATCGACCGCAAGGCGGCACCCGGCTATTTCGAGGCGCTGCATCGCAGCGATCCGGCCGTCAACCGGCGGATCATTGCGGGTGCCGCGCCGCAGGTGAGCCGCATCTATCCCGATTACGACGTGCCGAGCCTCCCATACTGGTCGAAGGGACGCGTGGTGCTGATCGGCGACGCGGCCCATGCGGTCACCCCGCACTCGGGCCAGGGCGCATCGATGGCGCTCGAGGACGCCCTGGTGCTGGCCGCCTGTCTCGAAGCAGAGGCAACGCCCGAGGGGGCTTTCAGCCGCTTCGAGGGCCTGCGACGCGATCAGGTGGAGGCGGCCGTACGCCTCGGCCGGCAGGGCGGCACACCCAAGAAGGCACAGAGCTGGCTGGCGCGGCGGATGCGCGACCTGGTGCTGCCGCTGTTCGTGCCGCTCGGGCAGAAGGCGCAGGAGCACCTGTTCGCCTTCCGCGCCGACGACACGCCGCTGATCAAGCCCAACTGA
- a CDS encoding MarR family winged helix-turn-helix transcriptional regulator, which yields MVEVYSSSDDKAELVQRLGTLIVRWQEATQRYDEEVGAIFQLGPAERLCLSFLTSGPQTASAIARATRLTPAAVTSLVDRLEARGYVRRKPDPLDRRKVLVEAAEASFALIEKAYAPLAAAGAEVLSKRSLEQLHLLTEVIEEVLAIQNRMTKQLQSGP from the coding sequence ATGGTCGAAGTATATTCGTCAAGCGACGACAAGGCGGAACTCGTTCAGCGCCTGGGCACGCTCATCGTGCGCTGGCAGGAGGCGACGCAGCGCTATGACGAGGAGGTGGGCGCCATCTTCCAGCTCGGCCCGGCCGAGCGGCTCTGCCTGAGCTTTCTGACCAGCGGCCCGCAGACCGCCAGTGCCATCGCGCGCGCTACCCGCCTGACCCCGGCGGCGGTCACCTCACTGGTCGACCGGCTCGAGGCTAGGGGTTACGTGCGGCGCAAGCCGGATCCGCTCGACCGACGGAAGGTTCTGGTGGAAGCGGCGGAGGCAAGCTTCGCCCTCATCGAAAAGGCCTATGCGCCTCTGGCGGCCGCCGGCGCCGAGGTTCTGTCGAAGCGCAGCTTGGAGCAGTTGCACCTGCTTACAGAGGTGATCGAAGAGGTTCTCGCCATCCAGAACCGGATGACTAAACAGCTCCAATCGGGGCCCTGA
- a CDS encoding CbtB domain-containing protein — protein sequence MNTQVRTASVVRLSVSQRLIAGVLALFLGLVLVGGVGFASDMAIHNGAHDTRHALGFPCH from the coding sequence ATGAATACTCAGGTCCGGACGGCGTCGGTCGTCCGTCTTTCTGTCTCGCAGCGGCTCATCGCAGGCGTTTTGGCATTGTTTCTCGGCCTCGTCCTCGTCGGCGGCGTCGGCTTTGCCAGCGACATGGCCATCCACAATGGCGCGCATGACACGCGCCATGCGCTTGGCTTCCCCTGCCACTAA
- a CDS encoding CbtA family protein, whose protein sequence is MKLFQRIFFAAVLAGLAAGLAMSAVQQWRVAPLILAAEVFESAAPEAPAVAEHSHEVGTPEHVHEAAAPAHEHDEDAWAPQDGAERIFYTVLANLLGSIGFAFVLAAVSVLSGIEITARNGVIWGIGGFVALQLAPALGLPPELPGMPAADLVARQVWWIGTALATGAGMLVIAKLRNWTGIVLAAVLILAPHVIGAPQLAGDHASAVPANLATSFAAASLATGALFWLIVGPLFGWLNQRFASSSAFALKGAHA, encoded by the coding sequence ATGAAACTCTTCCAGCGAATCTTCTTCGCTGCGGTCCTTGCTGGACTCGCAGCCGGCCTGGCCATGAGCGCCGTACAGCAATGGCGCGTCGCGCCGCTGATCCTCGCCGCCGAGGTGTTTGAAAGCGCCGCTCCTGAGGCACCGGCTGTCGCCGAGCACAGCCACGAAGTTGGCACGCCAGAACATGTCCATGAGGCCGCGGCGCCCGCGCATGAGCACGACGAGGACGCCTGGGCACCGCAGGATGGCGCCGAGCGCATCTTCTACACGGTGCTCGCCAACCTCCTCGGCTCTATCGGTTTTGCCTTCGTACTGGCCGCCGTGTCGGTGCTTTCCGGCATCGAGATCACCGCCCGTAACGGCGTGATCTGGGGTATTGGCGGCTTTGTGGCCCTGCAGCTCGCGCCGGCCCTGGGCTTGCCACCTGAGCTCCCCGGCATGCCCGCCGCCGACCTGGTCGCCCGCCAGGTCTGGTGGATCGGCACGGCGCTCGCCACCGGCGCCGGCATGCTCGTCATTGCCAAGCTGCGCAACTGGACCGGCATCGTCCTTGCTGCGGTGCTGATCCTCGCGCCGCACGTCATTGGCGCGCCGCAACTCGCCGGTGACCACGCCAGCGCCGTTCCTGCCAACCTCGCCACCAGCTTTGCTGCGGCGTCTCTCGCCACCGGTGCGCTGTTCTGGCTGATCGTCGGGCCGCTGTTCGGCTGGCTCAACCAGCGCTTCGCCAGCTCCTCCGCCTTCGCCCTGAAAGGTGCCCACGCATGA
- the cobW gene encoding cobalamin biosynthesis protein CobW, with the protein MTELASSKIPVTVITGFLGAGKTTLVRHLLAHAKGKRIALIINEFGELGVDKEILAGCGDETCREEDMIELSNGCICCTVADEFIPTMQALLEREDRPDHIVIETSGLALPQPLIRAFNWPEIKSEVTIDGVVTVADAAALSEGRFASDEQAVDALRSADAMLDHETPLGELFEDQLIAADMVILNKADLVTETQLDTIETHLKAEMRPGTGVVRARNGHVDVAALLGMGLSTEDNLAGRESHHELEHGGEGHEHDDFDSFSVTLDGVSGKDHLLSTIEQTIRAHDVLRLKGFAALPGAPARLAIQAVGPRVTAYFDRPWKPGEARQTALVVIGESPLDRAAIAASLEQAAAAA; encoded by the coding sequence ATGACCGAACTCGCCAGTTCCAAAATCCCTGTCACCGTCATTACCGGCTTCCTCGGCGCCGGTAAGACCACGCTGGTTCGGCACCTGCTCGCCCATGCCAAGGGCAAGCGCATCGCGCTGATCATCAACGAGTTCGGCGAACTCGGCGTCGACAAGGAAATCCTCGCCGGCTGCGGCGACGAGACCTGCCGCGAAGAGGACATGATCGAGCTGAGCAACGGCTGTATCTGCTGCACCGTTGCCGACGAGTTCATTCCCACCATGCAGGCGCTGCTTGAGCGCGAGGATCGGCCCGACCACATCGTCATCGAGACCTCCGGCCTGGCTTTGCCGCAGCCCCTGATCCGCGCCTTCAACTGGCCCGAGATCAAGTCCGAGGTGACCATCGACGGCGTCGTCACCGTTGCCGACGCCGCCGCGCTCAGCGAGGGCCGCTTCGCCAGTGACGAACAGGCAGTCGATGCACTGCGCTCGGCCGACGCCATGCTCGACCACGAAACCCCGCTCGGCGAGCTGTTCGAGGATCAGCTGATCGCCGCCGATATGGTGATCCTCAACAAGGCCGATCTCGTCACCGAAACCCAGCTCGACACCATCGAAACCCATCTCAAGGCCGAGATGCGCCCCGGCACCGGTGTCGTCCGGGCCCGCAACGGCCATGTCGACGTCGCGGCGCTGCTCGGCATGGGGCTCTCGACCGAAGACAATCTCGCCGGCCGCGAGAGCCATCACGAGCTCGAGCATGGCGGCGAGGGCCACGAGCACGACGATTTCGACTCGTTCTCGGTCACGCTCGATGGCGTCAGCGGCAAGGATCACCTGCTCTCGACCATCGAACAGACGATCCGCGCCCATGATGTCCTCCGGCTCAAGGGCTTTGCCGCGCTGCCGGGTGCCCCGGCCCGCCTCGCCATCCAGGCGGTCGGCCCGCGCGTCACCGCCTATTTCGATCGGCCCTGGAAGCCGGGCGAAGCCCGCCAGACCGCGCTGGTGGTGATCGGCGAAAGCCCGCTCGACCGCGCCGCCATCGCCGCAAGCCTCGAGCAGGCGGCGGCTGCGGCTTAG
- the cobN gene encoding cobaltochelatase subunit CobN has protein sequence MHLLAAQAGALQQEGEAIDLAQTPGDIVFASAADSELMMLAAAADRAGTIQARDSGRNATDLRLANLLRLSHNLSVDLWLDQTVQHAQLVVVRLLGGPAYWQYGVDELTALALSGRIRLALLPGDANPDPILQQRSTIHPEDWTRLHRLFTAGGPENADALLAAFTQMAQSSPSPSRGGFKGGGSPALEPRMSTPKPFHRFGLWHPAQGMLDALPASPHPHVPILFYRAALEGAGTATLEALIAELEAQSLNPVPIVVSTLKEGACIRFVQSAFAQYPPSVILNLTGFALGLDGLDDKQNPFVGTDAPVIQLLQGGRPEAQWAADVQGLTAKDLAMQVVLPELDGRIGMLLVGHKHDAVWHERTQCPLSAYAPDHDGIRRAVTLAKNWTVLRLTVRAERRVALVLANYPIRDGRLANGVGYDAPQSTVEILRAMEGAGYRFGPSPGAARHPLPQGERDDVARSSPGLPSPLEGEGASRSEAGEGQFPRTGNDLIALLQSGPTNAHPERGEGIPFPVKRYRELFAALPGSIQAEVTARWGDPAADPFVRGDHFHLPAVRFGNAAILVQPARGYHLDETASYHDPDLVPPHGYLAAYLWLRHDFAAHALIHNGKHGNLEWLPGKATALDAASYPAALWAELPQLYPFIVNDPGEGTQAKRRTGAVIIDHLVPPLTRAETYGALKDLEALLDEYYAASGMDRRRLAGLRRRILDFTRDIRLDRDIGLVADEFETLRRIDTFLCDLKEAQIRDGLHVFGQSPSGRLERDLIVALARVPRGEGAGDASLIRALADDLKLGFDPLTADLGAPWTGPLLPSLQGGGGLVRTVGDVVEHLEGLAAELVDGRPPDPDWHATAAVLSTIETTIRPRLAASGPNEIASLLVGLDGKFVLPGPSGAPSRGRLDVLPTGRNFYSVDIRAVPTPTAWELGRKSAENLLVRHFQDHGAPLRSLALSVWGTANMRTGGDDIAQALAFIGARPTWDPSSLRISGYEIIPLARLGRPRVDVTLRISGFFRDAFPAQISLFDKAVRAIGALDEPEEQNPIAARMRTDALELMKAGADERTAALGAGHRVFGSKPGAYGAGLQGLIDSGNWESKANLAEAFLNWGQYAYGANADGTPERDRFAARLSDIEAVVHNQDNREHDLLDSDDYYQFEGGLAVTAEALAGRVPATYHNDHSRPERPLARTLTEEISKVVRSRVVNPKWIDGVKRHGYKGAFEIIATVDYMFAFAATTGAVATHHFDLAFEAFVEDDATRQFIQSNNRFGYDELIAKFNEARRRGFWTPRSNSAFAYLEDT, from the coding sequence ATGCACCTTCTCGCCGCGCAGGCCGGAGCGCTGCAGCAGGAGGGCGAGGCCATCGACCTCGCCCAGACGCCCGGCGACATCGTCTTCGCGTCGGCCGCCGACAGCGAGCTGATGATGCTGGCCGCCGCGGCCGATCGGGCCGGAACGATCCAGGCGCGCGACAGCGGCCGAAACGCAACAGACCTGCGCCTCGCCAACCTCCTGCGGCTCAGCCACAACCTCTCGGTCGACCTCTGGCTCGACCAGACGGTGCAGCATGCGCAACTGGTAGTGGTCCGGCTGCTCGGCGGCCCGGCCTACTGGCAGTACGGCGTTGACGAACTGACGGCGCTGGCGTTGAGCGGCAGGATCCGGCTGGCGCTGCTTCCCGGCGATGCCAACCCGGACCCGATCCTCCAGCAACGCTCGACGATTCACCCCGAGGATTGGACCAGGCTGCACAGGCTGTTCACCGCCGGCGGCCCGGAAAACGCCGATGCGCTGCTGGCGGCCTTCACACAGATGGCGCAGTCGTCACCCTCCCCCTCGCGGGGAGGGTTCAAGGGTGGGGGGAGCCCCGCGCTCGAGCCCCGCATGTCAACGCCTAAACCCTTCCATCGTTTCGGCCTCTGGCACCCCGCGCAGGGCATGCTGGACGCACTCCCTGCCTCGCCCCATCCGCACGTGCCGATCCTGTTCTACCGGGCCGCGCTCGAGGGCGCCGGCACTGCCACACTCGAAGCCCTGATCGCCGAGCTCGAGGCCCAGTCCCTCAACCCCGTCCCGATCGTCGTATCGACGCTGAAGGAAGGCGCCTGCATCCGTTTCGTGCAGTCGGCCTTCGCCCAATACCCGCCCAGCGTCATCCTCAACCTCACCGGTTTCGCTCTCGGGCTCGACGGGCTCGACGACAAGCAGAACCCGTTTGTCGGCACCGATGCGCCGGTGATCCAGCTGCTGCAGGGCGGACGTCCCGAGGCGCAATGGGCCGCCGATGTCCAGGGGCTGACGGCAAAAGACCTCGCCATGCAGGTGGTGCTCCCCGAGCTCGATGGACGCATCGGCATGCTGCTGGTCGGCCACAAGCACGACGCCGTCTGGCACGAACGCACCCAGTGCCCCCTCTCCGCCTACGCTCCCGACCACGACGGTATCCGCCGCGCGGTCACCCTGGCGAAGAACTGGACCGTCCTGCGCTTGACCGTGCGCGCCGAGCGCCGCGTCGCACTGGTTCTCGCCAACTATCCGATCCGTGACGGACGGCTGGCGAACGGGGTCGGCTATGATGCGCCGCAGTCGACGGTGGAGATTCTCAGGGCCATGGAGGGGGCGGGGTATCGCTTCGGCCCCTCACCCGGCGCTGCGCGCCACCCTCTCCCTCAAGGGGAGAGGGACGATGTGGCCCGATCTAGCCCCGGCCTTCCCTCTCCCCTTGAGGGAGAGGGTGCCTCGCGTAGCGAGGCGGGTGAGGGGCAGTTTCCCCGCACCGGCAACGACCTGATTGCCCTGCTCCAATCCGGCCCCACCAACGCCCATCCCGAGCGCGGCGAGGGCATCCCGTTTCCCGTCAAGCGCTACCGCGAGCTCTTCGCCGCGCTCCCGGGCAGCATCCAGGCCGAGGTCACTGCCCGCTGGGGCGACCCCGCTGCCGACCCATTCGTGCGCGGAGATCACTTCCATCTTCCGGCCGTCCGCTTCGGCAATGCCGCCATCCTCGTCCAGCCGGCGCGCGGCTATCATCTCGACGAAACCGCCAGCTATCACGATCCGGATCTGGTGCCGCCGCACGGCTATCTCGCCGCCTATCTGTGGCTGCGGCACGACTTCGCTGCCCATGCGCTGATCCACAACGGCAAGCACGGCAATCTCGAATGGCTGCCGGGCAAGGCCACGGCGCTGGATGCCGCGTCCTATCCGGCGGCGCTCTGGGCCGAGCTGCCGCAGCTCTATCCGTTCATCGTCAACGACCCGGGCGAGGGCACGCAGGCCAAGCGCCGCACCGGCGCGGTGATCATCGACCACCTGGTGCCGCCGCTGACCCGGGCCGAAACCTACGGCGCGCTGAAGGACCTCGAGGCGCTGCTCGACGAATATTATGCCGCTTCCGGCATGGATCGCCGCCGCCTGGCGGGCCTGCGCAGACGCATTCTCGATTTCACCCGCGATATCAGGCTCGACCGCGACATCGGCCTCGTCGCCGACGAGTTTGAAACGCTCCGGCGCATCGACACCTTCCTCTGCGATCTCAAGGAAGCCCAGATTCGCGACGGCTTGCATGTGTTCGGCCAATCCCCCTCCGGCCGGCTGGAACGCGACCTGATCGTCGCGCTTGCCCGCGTGCCGCGCGGCGAGGGAGCCGGGGACGCGTCGCTGATCCGCGCCTTGGCCGACGATCTGAAACTGGGGTTCGATCCGCTGACGGCGGACCTCGGCGCGCCGTGGACCGGGCCTCTGCTTCCCTCCCTTCAAGGGGGAGGGGGGCTCGTCCGCACCGTCGGCGACGTGGTCGAGCATCTCGAGGGCCTCGCGGCAGAGCTTGTCGACGGCCGTCCACCCGATCCCGATTGGCACGCCACTGCCGCCGTTCTCTCGACGATCGAGACCACTATCCGCCCCCGCCTCGCTGCATCCGGCCCCAACGAGATTGCATCGCTGCTCGTCGGCCTCGACGGCAAGTTCGTGCTACCCGGTCCGTCCGGCGCGCCGTCGCGCGGCCGGCTCGATGTGCTCCCGACCGGGCGCAACTTCTATTCGGTCGACATCCGCGCCGTGCCCACCCCGACGGCCTGGGAGCTTGGCCGGAAATCCGCCGAGAACCTGCTGGTCCGGCATTTTCAGGATCACGGCGCGCCGCTGCGCTCCCTGGCGCTCTCGGTCTGGGGTACCGCCAATATGCGCACCGGTGGCGACGACATCGCCCAGGCCCTCGCCTTCATCGGCGCCAGGCCGACCTGGGATCCATCCTCGCTTCGCATTTCCGGCTACGAGATCATCCCGTTGGCGAGGCTCGGTCGTCCGCGCGTCGACGTGACCCTGCGCATCTCGGGGTTCTTCCGCGACGCCTTCCCGGCGCAGATCTCCCTGTTCGACAAGGCGGTCCGCGCCATCGGGGCGCTCGATGAACCCGAGGAGCAGAACCCGATCGCCGCGCGCATGCGCACCGATGCGCTGGAGCTGATGAAGGCCGGCGCCGATGAGCGCACCGCGGCGCTGGGCGCCGGCCATCGTGTCTTCGGCTCCAAGCCTGGTGCCTACGGCGCGGGCCTCCAGGGCCTGATCGATTCAGGCAACTGGGAGAGCAAGGCGAACCTCGCCGAAGCCTTCCTCAACTGGGGCCAATACGCCTATGGCGCCAATGCTGACGGCACGCCGGAGCGCGATCGCTTCGCCGCCCGCCTCTCCGACATCGAGGCGGTGGTCCACAACCAGGACAATCGCGAGCACGACCTGCTCGACAGCGACGACTACTACCAGTTCGAGGGTGGCCTCGCCGTCACCGCCGAAGCCTTGGCAGGTCGCGTCCCCGCCACCTATCACAACGACCACTCCCGTCCCGAGCGCCCGCTGGCTCGCACGCTGACCGAAGAGATTTCGAAGGTCGTCCGCTCCCGGGTCGTCAACCCGAAGTGGATCGATGGGGTGAAGCGCCATGGCTACAAGGGCGCCTTCGAGATCATTGCCACGGTCGACTACATGTTCGCCTTCGCCGCCACCACTGGCGCAGTGGCGACGCACCATTTCGATCTCGCCTTCGAGGCCTTTGTCGAGGACGATGCGACGCGGCAGTTCATTCAATCGAACAACCGCTTCGGCTATGACGAGCTGATCGCCAAATTCAACGAAGCCCGTCGCCGCGGCTTCTGGACGCCGCGCTCCAATTCCGCCTTCGCGTATCTCGAGGATACTTGA
- the cobO gene encoding cob(I)yrinic acid a,c-diamide adenosyltransferase codes for MTDKAPKKTDLMTEAERDAYHAEKMRKKKEARNKILATKTEERGLVIVHTGKGKGKSTAAFGMVFRAIGHGFKVGVVQFVKGAWSTGERDVLDRFPEQVTIKAMGEGFTWDTQDRQRDLAAARGAWEMAKALIADESYKLILLDELNIVLRYDYLPLDEVLEVLRNKPRDTHVIVTGRNAKDELIELADLVTEMTEIKHPFRSGVKAQAGIEF; via the coding sequence ATGACCGACAAAGCCCCGAAAAAGACCGACCTGATGACCGAGGCCGAGCGCGACGCCTACCATGCCGAAAAGATGCGGAAGAAAAAGGAGGCGCGGAACAAGATCCTCGCCACCAAGACCGAGGAGCGCGGCCTCGTCATCGTCCACACCGGCAAGGGCAAGGGCAAATCCACCGCTGCGTTCGGCATGGTGTTCCGCGCCATCGGCCACGGTTTCAAAGTCGGCGTGGTGCAGTTCGTCAAGGGCGCCTGGTCGACCGGCGAGCGCGACGTGCTCGACAGGTTTCCCGAGCAGGTGACCATCAAGGCGATGGGCGAGGGGTTCACCTGGGACACCCAGGACCGCCAGCGCGACCTCGCCGCCGCCCGCGGCGCCTGGGAGATGGCCAAGGCGCTGATCGCCGACGAGAGCTACAAGCTGATCCTGCTCGATGAGCTCAACATCGTGCTGCGCTACGACTACCTGCCGCTCGACGAGGTGCTCGAGGTGCTCAGGAACAAGCCGCGCGACACCCACGTCATCGTCACCGGCCGCAACGCCAAGGACGAGCTCATCGAATTGGCCGACCTCGTCACCGAGATGACCGAGATCAAGCACCCGTTCCGCTCGGGCGTGAAGGCGCAGGCCGGGATCGAGTTTTAG
- a CDS encoding cupin domain-containing protein, which produces MARVYRRQDWATHPTRQSGEWEGGEANVTLILHDSVEAGSGPRLHTHPYPETFIIEAGRAVFTVGDEEIEAGPGQILVVPPNTPHKFKTLGPMKSIHIHASPKFETHWLE; this is translated from the coding sequence ATGGCGCGGGTTTATCGGCGGCAAGACTGGGCCACGCACCCGACGCGGCAATCGGGCGAATGGGAGGGGGGCGAGGCCAACGTCACGCTGATCCTGCATGACAGCGTCGAGGCCGGCTCCGGGCCGCGGCTCCATACCCACCCCTACCCCGAAACATTCATCATCGAGGCGGGGCGTGCAGTGTTCACCGTGGGCGACGAGGAGATCGAGGCGGGCCCCGGCCAGATCCTGGTAGTGCCGCCGAACACGCCGCACAAGTTCAAGACGCTGGGACCGATGAAGAGCATCCACATCCATGCCAGCCCGAAGTTCGAGACGCATTGGCTGGAGTAG